The following coding sequences lie in one Xanthomonas hortorum pv. pelargonii genomic window:
- a CDS encoding glutamine synthetase family protein translates to MASENFVASLPAADAATLARIDGCESVDLLLPDTNGVLRGKRVTGEALGKIYRDGVCLPMSLIATDITGNTVEETGLGYAIGDADRICRPIEGSLRPVPWAPQPMAQLLLAMHNPDGSVFEVAPRAVLQRVLRGFAALGLTPVIAVELEFYLFDAVADAQGRPQTPRDPVTGVRSDSTQVYSLQDLDDQRDFTDAVTAACRQQGIPADTAVAEYAPGQFEINLQHRTDAVAACDEALLLKRTIKAIAQQQGKLASFMAKPFPGQAGSGLHLHVSLLDADGHNVFASSADAPADSLRHAIAGLQRHADASLLVFAPHANSYRRFVSNAFVPLDASWGFNNRTVALRIPHSDARNTRIEHRIAGADANPYLVAATVLAAMLDGLQHPAEPTAPITGNAYAQSVFEPRTWQGAVDAFGASPFIGEQFGSQFQHVFGQQKQRELLDYQALVPDLDYARYLRTV, encoded by the coding sequence ATGGCTTCCGAAAACTTCGTCGCGTCCTTGCCTGCTGCCGATGCCGCCACGCTGGCGCGCATCGATGGCTGCGAATCGGTCGACCTGCTGCTGCCCGACACCAACGGCGTGCTGCGTGGCAAACGTGTGACAGGCGAGGCGCTTGGCAAGATCTATCGCGATGGCGTGTGCCTGCCGATGTCGCTGATCGCCACCGACATCACCGGCAATACCGTGGAAGAAACCGGGCTGGGCTACGCCATCGGCGATGCCGACCGCATCTGTCGGCCGATCGAAGGCTCGCTGCGCCCGGTGCCGTGGGCACCGCAGCCGATGGCGCAGCTGCTGCTGGCGATGCACAACCCCGACGGCAGCGTGTTCGAGGTCGCACCACGCGCGGTACTGCAGCGTGTATTGCGTGGCTTTGCCGCGCTGGGCCTGACCCCGGTGATCGCGGTGGAACTGGAGTTCTATCTGTTCGACGCGGTGGCCGATGCGCAGGGGCGTCCGCAGACCCCGCGCGACCCGGTCACCGGCGTGCGCAGCGACAGCACCCAGGTGTATTCGCTGCAGGACCTGGACGACCAGCGCGACTTCACCGATGCAGTCACCGCCGCCTGCCGGCAACAAGGCATCCCCGCCGACACCGCAGTGGCCGAATACGCACCCGGGCAGTTCGAAATCAACCTGCAGCATCGCACCGACGCCGTGGCCGCCTGCGACGAGGCACTGCTGCTCAAACGCACCATCAAGGCGATTGCACAGCAGCAGGGCAAGCTCGCCAGCTTCATGGCCAAGCCGTTCCCGGGCCAGGCCGGCAGCGGCTTGCATCTGCACGTGAGCCTGCTCGATGCCGATGGCCACAACGTGTTTGCCAGCAGCGCCGATGCGCCAGCCGACAGCCTGCGCCACGCCATCGCCGGGCTGCAGCGGCATGCGGATGCCTCGCTGCTGGTGTTCGCACCGCACGCCAACAGTTATCGGCGTTTTGTCAGCAATGCCTTCGTGCCATTGGATGCGAGCTGGGGCTTCAACAATCGCACCGTGGCGCTGCGTATCCCGCATAGCGATGCCCGCAATACCCGCATCGAACACCGCATCGCCGGCGCGGACGCCAATCCGTATCTGGTCGCCGCTACTGTGCTCGCCGCCATGCTGGATGGCCTGCAGCACCCCGCCGAGCCGACTGCGCCAATCACCGGCAATGCCTATGCACAGTCGGTGTTCGAGCCGCGTACCTGGCAAGGCGCAGTCGATGCATTTGGCGCCAGCCCTTTCATCGGCGAGCAGTTCGGCAGCCAGTTCCAGCATGTGTTCGGCCAGCAGAAACAACGCGAATTGCTCGACTACCAGGCGCTGGTGCCGGATCTGGATTACGCCCGATATCTGCGGACCGTGTGA
- a CDS encoding diguanylate cyclase: protein MSPGTLHRNSESAVLPQRVLLVENSRTFTSMLREAIEQRVELPVTVVSTLAEAARVLDEEDGWFLVLTGLVLVDGDRDKVVEFFLSRKLPTVVVSGVYDEDLRQRVLQQQIIDYVLKNAPGAIEYLAWLVQRLERNRRIAALVVDDSLSARTYAGALLSMYGYRVVLAADGASGLQAIERDPGIRLTIVDQEMPGMEGVEFTRRLRAIRSRDKVAVIGISGNSDSSLIPRFLKNGANDFLRKPFSREEFFCRVSQNVDQLELIGTLQDLATRDFLTGLPNRRYFLEQSQRVIPTLLSQDQTVTAAMVDIDHFKHINDTWGHEAGDQALRAVAASVSGHARPQDLVARFGGEEFCLLVPGLDVANASDYFETLRERISALRVRVGDETLSMTVSIGVCIASEGDQSLHHLLNEADKHLYLAKAGGRNQVRLAV from the coding sequence ATGTCCCCAGGCACCCTACATCGCAATAGTGAAAGCGCAGTCTTGCCGCAACGCGTGTTGCTGGTGGAAAACTCGCGCACGTTCACCAGCATGCTGCGCGAAGCCATCGAGCAACGCGTGGAACTGCCTGTCACGGTTGTCTCGACCCTGGCCGAAGCGGCGCGCGTACTGGACGAAGAAGATGGTTGGTTCCTGGTCCTGACCGGGCTGGTGCTGGTGGATGGCGACCGCGACAAGGTCGTGGAATTTTTCCTCTCGCGCAAACTGCCCACCGTGGTGGTCAGCGGCGTCTACGACGAGGATCTGCGCCAGCGCGTGCTGCAGCAGCAGATCATCGATTACGTGCTCAAAAATGCGCCAGGTGCCATCGAATATCTGGCCTGGCTGGTGCAGCGCCTGGAGCGCAATCGGCGTATCGCCGCGCTGGTGGTGGACGACTCCTTGTCTGCGCGTACCTATGCCGGCGCATTGCTGTCGATGTACGGCTACCGTGTGGTCCTCGCTGCCGATGGTGCCTCTGGCCTGCAGGCGATCGAGCGCGACCCCGGCATTCGACTGACCATCGTTGATCAGGAAATGCCCGGCATGGAAGGCGTGGAATTCACCCGCCGGCTGCGTGCGATCCGTTCGCGCGACAAGGTTGCAGTGATCGGCATTTCCGGCAACAGCGATTCGTCGCTGATCCCGCGTTTTCTCAAGAACGGTGCCAACGATTTTCTGCGCAAACCGTTCTCGCGCGAAGAATTTTTCTGCCGCGTGTCGCAGAACGTGGACCAGCTGGAACTGATCGGCACGCTGCAGGACCTGGCTACTCGGGACTTCCTCACCGGCCTGCCCAACCGGCGCTATTTTCTGGAGCAGAGCCAGCGGGTGATCCCCACCTTGCTGTCGCAGGACCAGACGGTCACCGCGGCCATGGTGGACATCGACCACTTCAAACATATCAACGACACCTGGGGCCACGAAGCCGGCGACCAGGCATTGCGTGCGGTGGCCGCCTCGGTCTCCGGGCATGCGCGGCCGCAGGATCTGGTAGCGCGCTTCGGCGGCGAAGAATTCTGCCTGCTGGTGCCGGGGCTGGATGTCGCCAACGCCAGCGACTATTTCGAAACCTTGCGCGAGCGCATCAGCGCCCTGCGCGTACGCGTGGGCGACGAAACGCTGAGCATGACGGTCAGCATCGGCGTGTGCATCGCCAGCGAAGGCGACCAGTCGCTGCATCATCTGTTGAACGAGGCGGACAAGCACTTGTATCTGGCCAAGGCCGGCGGTCGCAATCAGGTTCGTCTGGCAGTCTGA
- a CDS encoding glutamine synthetase family protein, whose product MSIRTRSRKSTPKQPESALRRWLKERNITEVECLVPDITGNARGKIIPADKFSHDYGTRLPEGIFATTVTGDFPDDYYELTSPSDSDMHLRPDASTVRMVPWAADPTAQVIHDCYTKDGQPHELAPRNVLRRVLDAYAEVKLQPMVAPELEFFLVQKNTDPDFPLLPPAGRSGRPETARQSYSIDAVNEFDPILDLMYDYCDAMELDVDTLIHESGAAQLEVNFTHADALSRADQVFMFKRTMREAALRHGVYATFLAKPMETEPGSAMHIHQSLLHTGTGKNVFSGKREGGFSDTFAHYLGGLQKYIPMAMGLLAPNVNSYRRLMFGEVSPSNVLWGFDNRTCGLRVPIDTPQNMRVESRFAGSDANPYLAMAATLACGLLGIREKLEPTAPISSNGKEQGYDLPRSLGEALDGLEGCEALQEMLGRRFVRAYISVKRKEYETFFRVISSWEREFLLLNV is encoded by the coding sequence ATGTCCATCCGCACACGTTCGCGCAAATCCACGCCCAAGCAGCCGGAGAGCGCGCTGCGCCGCTGGCTCAAGGAGCGCAACATCACCGAGGTGGAGTGCCTGGTGCCGGACATCACCGGCAACGCACGCGGCAAGATCATCCCCGCCGACAAGTTCTCGCACGACTACGGCACCCGCCTGCCGGAAGGCATCTTCGCCACCACCGTCACCGGCGACTTCCCGGACGATTATTACGAACTGACCTCGCCATCGGATTCGGACATGCACCTGCGCCCGGACGCCTCCACCGTGCGCATGGTGCCGTGGGCCGCCGACCCCACCGCGCAGGTCATCCACGATTGCTACACCAAAGATGGGCAGCCGCATGAGCTTGCGCCGCGCAACGTGTTGCGCCGCGTGCTGGACGCGTATGCCGAGGTGAAGCTGCAACCAATGGTGGCGCCGGAGCTGGAATTCTTTCTGGTGCAGAAGAACACCGACCCGGATTTTCCGTTGCTGCCACCGGCGGGGCGCTCGGGCCGCCCGGAAACCGCGCGGCAGTCGTATTCGATCGATGCGGTCAACGAGTTCGACCCGATCCTGGATCTGATGTACGACTACTGCGATGCGATGGAACTGGACGTGGATACCTTGATCCACGAATCCGGCGCGGCGCAGCTGGAGGTCAACTTCACCCATGCCGATGCGCTCTCGCGTGCCGATCAGGTCTTCATGTTCAAGCGCACCATGCGCGAGGCCGCGTTGCGGCATGGCGTGTACGCCACGTTTCTGGCCAAACCCATGGAAACCGAGCCGGGCAGTGCGATGCATATTCATCAGAGCCTGTTGCATACCGGCACTGGCAAGAATGTGTTCAGTGGCAAGCGCGAAGGTGGTTTCAGCGACACCTTCGCGCATTATCTGGGCGGCTTGCAGAAATACATTCCGATGGCGATGGGATTGCTGGCGCCCAACGTCAATTCCTACCGGCGGCTGATGTTCGGCGAGGTGTCGCCGAGCAATGTGCTGTGGGGGTTCGACAATCGCACCTGCGGGTTGCGCGTACCGATCGACACTCCGCAGAACATGCGTGTGGAAAGCCGCTTTGCCGGCTCCGATGCCAATCCGTATCTGGCGATGGCGGCGACCTTGGCGTGCGGGTTATTGGGCATCCGCGAGAAGCTGGAGCCGACTGCGCCGATAAGCAGCAACGGCAAGGAGCAGGGCTACGATCTGCCGCGCTCGCTGGGTGAAGCTCTAGACGGATTGGAGGGCTGCGAGGCATTGCAGGAGATGTTGGGTCGGCGGTTTGTGCGCGCCTATATCTCGGTGAAGCGGAAGGAATACGAGACGTTCTTTCGTGTCATCAGTTCGTGGGAGCGGGAGTTCTTGCTGTTGAATGTCTGA
- a CDS encoding FdhF/YdeP family oxidoreductase encodes MSKKTIQQYDNPAGGWGALRSVAKHLMEQDIAVQGAKTLLHANQPDGFDCPGCAWPDRDHTSTFEFCENGAKAVAAESTARRAGNELFAAHSVSLLSQYSDYWLEGQGRLTHPMRYDAATDHYVPVSWDDAFAQIAGHLNGLASPDEAIFYTSGRTSNEAAFLYQLFVREFGTNNFPDCSNMCHEPSGTALRSQIGVGKGTVSLHDFELADAIFIFGQNPGTNHPRMLGELRQASKRGAAIAAFNPLRERGLEKFADPQDKLEMLHNGSTRIASDYFQLKIGGDLAAVKGIIKHVLERDAQAQRDGTPRLLDLEFIAEHTANFDAFAADVHAEAWDTIVEESGLDEAALRKAGEIYLNAERVIACWGMGITQHKHSVATIHMITNLLLLRGHLGRPGAGVCPVRGHSNVQGDRTMMIYEKPPAAFLDKLQSVFGFAPPREDGFDTVGAIEAMLDGRGKVFFAMGGNFAAATPDTDATHRALRNCELTVHVTTKLNRSHLVHGRDALILPCLGRTEIDIQDAGSQGVTVEDSMSMVHLSAGINPPASPDLLSEPAIVARLAEATLGARSAIRWRWLVGDYDRVRDLIAKVFPDFADFNQRVRTPGGFRLSNTARDRQWVTPEQRAVFKPHAVPTDNPIHRARRTHTDQMVFTLATTRSHDQYNTTIYGLDDRYRGVFGERRVLFINGADIAALNMKAGDWVDLESLCEDGVHREARRFLLVDYNIPRGCLAAYYPETNALVPLSSFADEARTPTSKSIPVIVLPHRAETADAASRNIGAVLVR; translated from the coding sequence ATGAGCAAGAAAACCATCCAGCAGTACGACAATCCCGCTGGCGGCTGGGGCGCATTGCGCTCGGTAGCCAAGCACCTGATGGAACAGGACATCGCGGTGCAGGGCGCCAAGACGCTGCTGCACGCCAACCAACCGGACGGCTTCGACTGCCCCGGCTGCGCTTGGCCCGATCGCGATCACACCTCCACCTTCGAATTCTGCGAGAACGGCGCCAAGGCCGTGGCGGCCGAATCCACCGCACGCCGCGCCGGCAACGAGTTGTTCGCCGCGCACAGCGTCAGTCTGCTGTCGCAATACAGCGATTACTGGCTGGAAGGACAAGGCCGCCTGACCCACCCGATGCGCTACGACGCGGCCACCGATCACTACGTGCCGGTGAGCTGGGACGATGCCTTCGCGCAGATTGCCGGGCATCTCAATGGATTGGCATCGCCGGACGAGGCGATCTTCTACACCTCCGGGCGCACCAGCAACGAGGCGGCGTTTCTGTATCAGTTGTTCGTGCGCGAGTTCGGCACCAACAACTTCCCCGACTGTTCCAACATGTGCCACGAGCCCTCCGGCACCGCGCTGCGCTCGCAGATCGGCGTGGGCAAGGGCACGGTGTCGCTGCACGACTTCGAACTGGCCGATGCGATCTTCATCTTCGGCCAGAACCCGGGCACCAATCATCCGCGCATGCTCGGCGAATTGCGTCAGGCCTCCAAGCGCGGTGCGGCGATCGCCGCATTCAATCCGCTGCGCGAGCGCGGGCTGGAGAAATTCGCCGACCCGCAGGACAAGCTGGAGATGCTGCACAACGGCTCCACGCGCATCGCCTCGGATTATTTCCAGCTCAAGATCGGCGGCGATCTGGCCGCAGTGAAGGGCATCATCAAGCACGTGCTGGAGCGCGATGCGCAGGCACAGCGCGATGGCACGCCGCGTTTGCTGGATCTGGAGTTCATCGCCGAACACACCGCCAACTTCGACGCCTTCGCTGCCGATGTGCATGCGGAAGCCTGGGACACCATCGTCGAAGAGTCCGGCCTGGACGAAGCGGCGCTGCGGAAGGCCGGTGAAATTTATCTCAACGCCGAGCGCGTGATCGCCTGCTGGGGCATGGGCATCACCCAGCACAAGCACTCGGTGGCCACCATCCACATGATCACCAACCTGCTGTTGCTGCGCGGCCATCTGGGCCGGCCGGGCGCGGGCGTATGCCCGGTGCGCGGCCACAGCAACGTGCAGGGCGACCGCACGATGATGATCTACGAAAAACCGCCGGCCGCCTTCCTGGACAAGCTGCAATCGGTATTCGGTTTTGCGCCGCCGCGCGAAGACGGCTTCGACACCGTCGGTGCGATCGAGGCGATGTTGGACGGGCGCGGCAAGGTGTTCTTCGCAATGGGCGGCAACTTCGCCGCCGCCACGCCGGATACCGATGCCACGCATCGCGCGCTGCGCAATTGCGAACTCACCGTGCATGTCACCACCAAGCTCAATCGCAGTCATCTGGTGCATGGCCGTGATGCGCTGATCCTGCCGTGCCTGGGCCGTACCGAAATCGACATCCAGGACGCCGGCTCGCAAGGCGTGACGGTGGAAGATTCGATGAGCATGGTGCATCTGTCGGCCGGCATCAATCCGCCGGCCTCTCCGGACCTGTTGTCCGAGCCGGCGATCGTGGCGCGCCTGGCCGAGGCCACCTTGGGCGCGCGCAGTGCGATCCGCTGGCGTTGGTTGGTAGGCGACTACGACCGGGTGCGCGATCTGATCGCAAAGGTATTCCCGGACTTTGCCGACTTCAATCAGCGTGTGCGCACGCCGGGCGGATTTCGTCTGTCCAACACCGCGCGCGATCGCCAGTGGGTGACGCCCGAACAGCGCGCAGTGTTCAAGCCGCACGCGGTGCCGACAGACAACCCGATTCATCGCGCACGGCGTACCCATACCGACCAGATGGTGTTCACGCTGGCCACCACGCGCTCGCACGATCAATACAACACCACCATCTACGGCCTCGACGATCGCTATCGCGGCGTATTCGGCGAGCGCCGCGTGCTCTTCATCAACGGCGCCGACATCGCAGCGTTGAACATGAAGGCTGGCGATTGGGTTGACCTGGAAAGCCTGTGCGAAGACGGCGTACACCGCGAGGCGCGCCGCTTCCTGCTGGTGGACTACAACATCCCGCGCGGCTGTCTGGCGGCCTACTACCCGGAAACCAACGCGCTGGTGCCGCTGTCCAGTTTCGCCGACGAAGCGCGTACGCCGACCTCCAAGTCGATTCCGGTGATCGTGCTGCCGCATCGCGCCGAGACTGCGGATGCCGCATCGCGCAATATCGGGGCCGTGCTTGTCCGCTGA
- a CDS encoding NAD(P)/FAD-dependent oxidoreductase has translation MAGAATSLPDTDTPGNGYPDSWYARSTPALPERPRLQGVERADVCILGAGYTGLTAALALAEAGYKVIVLEARRIGWGASGRNGGQAIVGYGCEQETLEALVGNADARLLFDFSRDGMRLLRARIERHAIACDWRDGHAHVPLKPRQVQALQHGIVRMAERYDYPLEWWDRARTRQVLDSPLYLGAMFDPASGHLHPLAYALGLARAALAAGVRIYEGSAVTRQEHGDRVVMHTAQGSVSADFGVIAGNALLHGISASLERHIMPVGTYVGATPPLGEARARALIANDMAVADTNWALDYYRLSADHRLLFGGRASYSSRPPPGLNRLMTQRMHTVFPQLRDVPLETLWGGYVDISRNRAPHWGRLAANVYFAQGLSGHGVAATGLAGHVIAEAITGQSQRLDVFERIPHLPFPGGRLMRTPLLVAAMSWYRLRDALW, from the coding sequence ATGGCCGGCGCGGCCACATCACTGCCAGACACCGACACGCCGGGCAACGGCTATCCCGACAGTTGGTACGCGCGCAGCACGCCCGCCTTGCCGGAGCGGCCGCGCCTGCAAGGCGTTGAACGCGCCGATGTCTGCATTCTCGGCGCCGGCTACACCGGCCTCACGGCGGCCCTGGCCCTGGCAGAAGCCGGCTACAAGGTCATCGTGCTGGAAGCCAGGCGCATCGGCTGGGGCGCCTCCGGGCGCAACGGCGGCCAGGCCATCGTGGGCTACGGCTGCGAGCAGGAAACGCTGGAAGCACTGGTCGGCAATGCCGATGCGCGGCTGTTGTTCGACTTCTCACGCGACGGCATGCGCCTGCTGCGCGCGCGCATCGAGCGTCATGCCATCGCCTGCGACTGGCGCGACGGCCACGCCCACGTGCCGTTGAAACCGCGCCAGGTGCAGGCCTTGCAGCACGGCATCGTGCGCATGGCCGAGCGCTACGACTACCCGCTGGAATGGTGGGACCGCGCCCGCACCCGGCAGGTACTGGATAGCCCGCTGTATCTGGGCGCGATGTTCGACCCGGCGAGCGGTCATCTGCACCCACTGGCCTACGCGCTCGGCCTGGCACGCGCGGCGCTGGCGGCCGGCGTGCGCATCTACGAAGGCTCGGCGGTAACACGGCAGGAACATGGCGACCGCGTGGTGATGCACACCGCCCAAGGCAGTGTCAGCGCCGACTTCGGCGTGATCGCCGGAAATGCCTTGCTGCACGGCATTTCTGCATCGTTGGAGCGCCACATCATGCCGGTGGGCACCTATGTCGGCGCGACGCCGCCGCTGGGCGAGGCTCGCGCACGCGCTTTGATCGCCAACGACATGGCCGTGGCCGATACCAACTGGGCGCTGGACTATTACCGGCTCAGCGCCGACCACCGGCTACTGTTCGGCGGGCGCGCCAGTTATTCCTCGCGCCCGCCGCCCGGCTTGAACCGCTTGATGACACAGCGCATGCACACCGTGTTCCCGCAGTTGCGCGATGTGCCACTGGAAACGCTGTGGGGCGGCTACGTGGACATCTCGCGCAACCGCGCCCCGCACTGGGGCCGGCTGGCGGCCAATGTGTATTTCGCGCAGGGTTTATCCGGCCATGGCGTGGCAGCCACCGGCCTTGCCGGTCATGTCATCGCCGAGGCCATCACCGGTCAGAGCCAGCGTCTGGACGTGTTCGAGCGCATCCCGCATCTGCCCTTCCCTGGCGGACGGCTCATGCGTACTCCCTTGCTGGTGGCGGCGATGAGCTGGTACCGGCTACGCGATGCGCTGTGGTGA
- a CDS encoding gamma-glutamyl-gamma-aminobutyrate hydrolase family protein, protein MAVVPLVGLPTDRIQQGPHPFLAAGEKYIRAVVEAAGAMPVLLPSLQPTLEAGVWLDRLDGLLLTGAVSNVEPHHYSDEPSWEGNLHDPARDATSLGLIPQAITRGLPVLAICRGLQEVNVALGGRLHQRVQEVPGLADHREDRSAPLDTQYGPAHLVQLQPGGWLAGMSETAQVWVNSLHGQGIAKLADGLVVEATAPDGLIEAFRGAGPGFLLAVQWHPEWRVTQHPFYRAIFQAFGEACRQYAAQRGQ, encoded by the coding sequence ATGGCTGTCGTTCCACTGGTCGGGTTGCCGACCGATCGCATCCAGCAAGGGCCGCATCCGTTTCTGGCCGCTGGCGAAAAATACATTCGCGCGGTGGTGGAGGCGGCGGGCGCGATGCCGGTGCTGCTGCCGAGCCTGCAGCCCACGCTGGAGGCAGGCGTGTGGCTGGATCGGTTGGATGGCCTGTTGCTCACTGGTGCGGTGAGCAATGTCGAGCCGCATCACTACAGCGACGAGCCCAGTTGGGAAGGCAACCTGCACGATCCCGCACGCGATGCCACCAGCCTTGGCCTGATCCCGCAGGCGATTACACGTGGCCTGCCGGTGCTGGCGATCTGCCGCGGCCTGCAGGAGGTCAACGTGGCGCTGGGCGGGCGCTTGCATCAACGCGTGCAGGAGGTGCCCGGCCTGGCCGATCATCGCGAAGACCGCAGCGCACCGCTGGACACGCAATACGGCCCGGCCCATCTGGTGCAGCTGCAACCCGGCGGCTGGTTGGCCGGCATGAGCGAGACCGCGCAGGTGTGGGTGAATTCGTTGCACGGGCAGGGTATTGCGAAGCTCGCCGATGGGCTGGTGGTCGAAGCCACTGCACCGGATGGCCTGATCGAAGCCTTTCGCGGCGCCGGGCCGGGCTTTTTGCTGGCGGTGCAATGGCATCCGGAGTGGCGTGTCACACAGCATCCGTTCTACCGTGCCATCTTCCAGGCCTTCGGCGAGGCCTGTCGTCAATACGCCGCTCAACGCGGTCAGTGA
- a CDS encoding MFS transporter, with translation MTAAAPLASPINSPARVLFASLIGTTIEFFDFYIYATAAVLVFPTLFFPAGDGSAAMLQSLATFAVAFVARPVGSAVFGHFGDRVGRKATLVAALLTMGLSTVAIGLLPSYAQIGVFAPALLALCRFGQGLGLGGEWGGAVLLATENAPPGKRVWYGMFPQLGAPLGFLLSTGTFLGMGAVLDDAQFMQWGWRVPFLASALLVLTGLWVRLSITETPDFQKTLDHKTRVRLPLGTVITQHWPALIIGTLGAFATFVLFYLMTVFALGYGTKTLGYDKEQFLLLQMAGIVFFAIGIPLSAKFGDRHGAPLAMMLASIAIIAFGLAFAPLFQANHPLQMLVFLGLGFFFMGLTYGPCGTLLAELYPTEVRYTGASLSFNLASILGAAPAPYVATQLAARYGVQAVGQYLGGAAVLSLLALIAARAMRRRSSEAHPFV, from the coding sequence ATGACTGCTGCCGCGCCGCTTGCTTCGCCCATCAATTCGCCTGCGCGCGTGCTGTTCGCCAGTTTGATCGGCACCACCATCGAATTCTTCGATTTCTATATTTACGCCACTGCCGCAGTGCTGGTGTTCCCAACCTTGTTCTTTCCGGCCGGCGATGGCAGCGCGGCGATGCTGCAGTCGCTGGCGACATTTGCCGTCGCATTTGTCGCGCGGCCGGTGGGCTCGGCCGTGTTCGGCCACTTCGGCGATCGGGTCGGGCGCAAGGCCACGTTGGTGGCGGCGCTGCTGACGATGGGCTTGTCCACGGTGGCGATCGGCTTGCTGCCCAGCTACGCGCAGATCGGCGTGTTTGCGCCTGCATTGTTGGCGTTGTGCCGCTTCGGCCAGGGGCTGGGCCTGGGCGGCGAATGGGGCGGGGCGGTGTTGCTTGCCACCGAAAACGCGCCGCCGGGCAAACGCGTGTGGTACGGCATGTTTCCGCAGTTGGGCGCGCCGCTGGGCTTTCTGCTCTCCACCGGCACGTTCCTGGGCATGGGCGCAGTGCTCGACGATGCGCAGTTCATGCAGTGGGGCTGGCGGGTACCGTTCCTTGCAAGTGCGCTGCTGGTGCTGACCGGGCTGTGGGTGCGCCTGAGCATCACCGAGACACCGGATTTCCAGAAGACCCTGGACCACAAAACCCGCGTACGCCTGCCATTGGGCACGGTGATCACCCAGCACTGGCCGGCCTTGATCATCGGCACGCTGGGTGCGTTCGCCACCTTCGTGTTGTTCTATCTGATGACGGTGTTCGCGCTTGGCTATGGCACCAAGACCCTGGGCTACGACAAGGAGCAGTTTCTGCTGTTGCAGATGGCCGGTATCGTCTTTTTCGCGATCGGCATTCCGCTTTCGGCCAAGTTCGGTGATCGCCATGGTGCACCGCTGGCGATGATGCTGGCCAGCATCGCGATCATCGCGTTCGGGCTGGCATTTGCGCCGCTGTTTCAGGCCAATCATCCGTTGCAGATGTTGGTCTTCCTGGGGTTGGGCTTCTTTTTCATGGGATTGACCTACGGCCCTTGCGGCACGCTGCTGGCCGAGTTGTATCCCACCGAGGTGCGTTACACCGGCGCCTCGTTGTCGTTCAATCTGGCCAGCATTCTGGGTGCGGCGCCGGCGCCGTATGTGGCCACGCAGCTGGCCGCACGTTATGGCGTGCAGGCGGTCGGGCAGTATCTGGGGGGCGCCGCGGTGTTGAGTCTGTTGGCGTTGATCGCGGCGCGTGCGATGCGGCGCCGTTCCAGCGAAGCGCATCCGTTCGTGTAG
- the fdhD gene encoding formate dehydrogenase accessory sulfurtransferase FdhD → MTSPSSRSVRPGSVVRTVRRHRGGRSATVQDMVAAEMPVAFNYNGVPFAVMMATPEDLEDFALGFSLSEGIVDHPQDLRVVEVETYLEGASLQIEIPPERAAALDQRRRNLDGRSGCGVCGNESIEAVLRVPPVLQSSLQIDVDALARALDALHAQQPIAAQTGAVHAAGWADAQGVVRYVREDVGRHNALDKLIGALARDRVDAAQGFAVVTSRASYEMAMKAAQARIPLLAAISAPTALAISLADSAGLTLIGFARDHDCVVYSHPQRLDLGVGVGEPA, encoded by the coding sequence ATGACCAGTCCGTCTTCCCGCTCCGTGCGCCCCGGCAGTGTGGTGCGCACGGTTCGTCGCCACCGCGGCGGCCGCAGCGCCACGGTGCAGGACATGGTGGCGGCCGAAATGCCGGTCGCCTTCAATTACAACGGTGTGCCGTTCGCGGTGATGATGGCCACGCCGGAGGACCTGGAGGATTTCGCGCTCGGGTTCTCGTTGAGCGAAGGCATCGTCGATCATCCGCAGGATCTGCGCGTGGTCGAGGTGGAGACGTATCTGGAAGGCGCTTCGTTGCAGATCGAGATTCCACCCGAGCGCGCCGCCGCGTTGGATCAGCGGCGGCGCAATCTGGATGGACGCAGCGGTTGCGGGGTGTGCGGTAACGAATCGATCGAAGCGGTATTGCGTGTGCCGCCGGTGCTGCAATCGTCGCTGCAGATCGATGTGGATGCTCTGGCGCGCGCGTTGGATGCATTGCATGCGCAGCAGCCGATCGCCGCGCAGACCGGCGCGGTGCATGCCGCAGGTTGGGCCGATGCGCAAGGGGTTGTGCGTTACGTGCGCGAAGACGTTGGCCGGCATAACGCGCTGGACAAGTTGATTGGTGCATTGGCGCGCGACCGCGTCGATGCAGCGCAAGGGTTTGCGGTTGTCACAAGCCGCGCCAGTTACGAAATGGCCATGAAAGCCGCGCAGGCCCGAATCCCGCTGCTTGCAGCGATTTCGGCACCGACCGCGCTGGCGATCAGCCTGGCCGACAGTGCGGGACTGACCCTGATCGGGTTTGCCCGCGATCACGATTGTGTCGTTTACAGCCATCCGCAGCGCCTGGATCTGGGCGTTGGCGTGGGAGAGCCCGCATGA